A region of the Rhizobium sp. 007 genome:
TTTATTCGGTACTTGGTAACGCGGCACAACCCCAATGACGCTCCGCAGTCACAGGTCGTTGCGATGCTTAGGCACTTGTTCGGCTCTGATGTCTTGTTGCCGACCGCCATAGAGAGCACTGCGGTCGAGGCCGCCGGCCTAGCAAAACGTTCGATATACGAGCTCGAGATGGGACAAATCGGTCGCGATACTCAAAAACGCGCCCGTGAAGCGGTAGACGCCGTAAACGAGGCGATCATTCGCCTCATCAACGATAGTTGGGGGCGGACATGAGCAAATCACCTCGCAAGTCCATTGTCGCCAGCTTCGGGCTGCTTTCCGCAGAGCTGGAGAATGATCAGGCTGCGGATCAACAGCAGCCGTCGCTGGCCGCTGCCCCCGTTGCCGGTAATCGTGTCGGAGCAGGTGTGATCGGTGCGGCCCATCGGGCCATCGATGACATCAGGACAGAGCGAGATCGTTTGAAGGCTATCGTTGAGTCGGGCGGTGGTGCGGTTCGCGAATTGGATCCTTCGCTCATCGACCCCTCCCCTTACCCGGACAGACTGCCGGATGATGACGGGACGAGCTTCGAGATGTTCAAGCGGTCGATCGAGACTGAGGGGCAAAAGGTTCCCGTCCAGGTCCGCCATCACCCCTCGTCTCCTGGTCGTTACCAGATCGTCTACGGTCACCGACGCTGGCTCGCTGCCATGCAGCTCGGCAGGCCCGTTCGCGCCCTCGAGATGGAAATTTCCGATCTTGATCTTGTTCTGGCGCAGGGCATCGAAAATGCTGGCCGCCAGGATCTGACCTGGATC
Encoded here:
- the repB gene encoding plasmid partitioning protein RepB, with the protein product MSKSPRKSIVASFGLLSAELENDQAADQQQPSLAAAPVAGNRVGAGVIGAAHRAIDDIRTERDRLKAIVESGGGAVRELDPSLIDPSPYPDRLPDDDGTSFEMFKRSIETEGQKVPVQVRHHPSSPGRYQIVYGHRRWLAAMQLGRPVRALEMEISDLDLVLAQGIENAGRQDLTWIERALFASRMDDAGIKPRYIYAALSIEDAELARMRNVYRVVPADIVEAIGRAPKIGRPRWLDLAKTVAGNPGILDSIRAALSIKADGTETSDQRFQRVLNAIKPAAKKGVEPIPISDGSGTKFGALVMSPKEVRISAQGSLGIEFLKFVEAELPELAERFARQRKYEES